From the Salarias fasciatus chromosome 16, fSalaFa1.1, whole genome shotgun sequence genome, one window contains:
- the LOC115403356 gene encoding trace amine-associated receptor 8a-like: MTTPEGAELCYPRLHNLSCKKTVQPHSESTLICILLSSISVLTVLLNLLLIIAISHFKKLHTPTNLLLLSLAFSDFFVGFLMAVPIMLIEGCWYIGDMMCAVYYILGCITTAASAGTVVLISIDRYMAICDPLHYPTKVTQSRANMCISVCWVSSMLFHCMVLRDNIKQPGRYNTCYGECIVVVDYVTGIADIFFSFVFPVTVITVLYIRVFVVAVSQARAMRSQVTAVTLQGSVKVTVNKSEMKAARTLGVVVIAFLICLLPYYCVMLTGQDAYIDASKAPFLISIYYFNSFLNPLIYALFYPWSRESIKLIVTCQILRPGSCYTSFTSH, from the exons ATGACAACCCCTGAAGGAGCTGAACTCTGCTACCCTCGACTCCACAACTTGTCCTGCAAGAAGACCGTGCAGCCTCACTCAGAGTCCACGCTCATTTGCATTTtactgtcctccatctctgtgCTCACTGTGCTCCTGAACCTGCTGCTCATCATCGCCATCTCCCACTTCAA gaagCTGCACACTCCCaccaacctcctcctcctctctctggccttctCTGATTTCTTTGTGGGATTCCTCATGGCCGTTCCAATAATGCTCATCGAGGGCTGCTGGTACATCGGTGACATGATGTGCGCTGTCTATTATATTTTGGGCTGTATTACCACTGCAGCTTCGGCAGGAACAGTGGTGCTCATATCTATTGATCGCTACATGGCTATTTGTGATCCCCTGCATTATCCCACCAAAGTCACACAAAGCAGAGCAAACAtgtgtatttcagtttgttggGTGTCTTCTATGTTATTTCACTGTATGGTGCTGAGGGATAACATAAAACAACCTGGCAGGTATAACACTTGCTATGGAGAGTGTATCGTTGTTGTGGATTATGTTACTGGAATCGCTGATATTTTCTTTTCGTTTGTTTTTCCCGTCACTGTCATCACAGTTCTGTACATTCGAGTGTTTGTGGTGGCTGTGTCTCAGGCTCGTGCCATGAGGTCTCAGGTTACTGCTGTCACACTTCAGGGTTCGGTGAAAGTAACTGTCAACAAATCTGAGATGAAAGCAGCCAGGACTCTGGGGGTTGTTGTCATTGCATTTCTAATATGTCTTCTTCCATATTACTGTGTGATGCTCACCGGTCAAGATGCCTATATTGATGCTTCAAAAGCTCCCTTCTTGATATCTATTTACTATTTCAATTCATTCCTCAACCCTCTGATTTATGCTCTGTTCTACCCCTGGTCCAGAGAATCTATTAAACTCATCGTTACATGTCAGATACTGAGGCCTGGCTCCTGTTATACCAGCTTCACGAGTCACTGA